The Sciurus carolinensis chromosome X, mSciCar1.2, whole genome shotgun sequence DNA segment CTGAGCAATTAAAGAACAAGACCAGCAACCAGAATAGCCAATAAAGAAACCTTAAAATTCTTGAAGAAAAAGGGAGATGGtgcattattttattgattgaaaaGTAGTATGATTTAAAGGGGAGATGGGGATCAAGCAAGAGCCTGCCAGTGTTGAAGGCATGTGGCAAAGGCTTCTGAGTTCAAGACAGCAGCCTCACTATATACAGGTGTGCTTTAGAGTTCAGTCAGGATGGGTAGGGCTTAAAATGGAATCTCCGGTGACTGGGTTAGGCTGGGCTGGGTTGGATTGGGAGTTGGTGCTGAATGTACATCTTGGGATGGACAGCATCCTGGCCttgcaaaacaaaaattcttaggTCACAGTTACTACTCTGTGTATGCCCTGAAAGGCACAATTATGTTTTATCTGGTCTATTATTGTTCCTATCATATATTGACAACTCCCAAAGTATTCATGGTCAGGCAACGGCAGCTTGCAGGAGCTAGGTGAAAGATACCGACACCAAAGAATGCTTTCCTTCAGCTCTCAGAGATGAGAAGGACTTGAGATATGGAGTCCTGCGTATTCCCTGTATAGAGGCAAGAAATGAGCAATGGAGAGGGAAAATGACACTACAGGTAGAAAGATTCCTAGAGCACAGATCTCATTTATGTAATTTGATTGCTGAATGGGAATGAAATTTCCTTGTACCAAACTGAAATCCAAGTCCAACAAACGTACTTCAAAGACTGTTCCTGTTAATATGAATGTCTAGACTGTAGATTATCTGAGACCATTGACTTCATCTACATAATTCATGTTTAACTCTAGTTTCTAATATAGTTATTGACACCTAAtggatactcaataaatatatgttgaaggATAATGTTCTTTGAATGAATATAAAGAGTTTATTCAGTGCGTATTTGGGTATACaacaacaaatattaaacaacttttttttttttttactttttgtgcacAGGACAGAAAAACTGCCTGTACATGCTATGTTCACGTTTGGAACACAGATTTTAACAATTATTAATGCACAAAATCTTACATATCATGCAACTCTATGCCAAGATTCCAACTTTCTTCCATGCAACAGATATGAAGATCTAAATGGAAACCTAGCTAAGTCTTAAACACTTTTCCAGTAGCAAGTATGATATATGTTGTTTAGGGGTAACCAgtcttaacatttccttgtatacAATATTCACGTGCCAAATACAATGACAGGAGGACTCATACATATACAGATaagacttttcttattttaacaaCACAAAAGACAACATCACAGTTCCACAGTTCCTGTCTTACACAAGAAGCCACAACAATAGTTTAACATGATACACAAATGGAATTAAGAGAAATCTACACTTaaggatattctttttttaaagttatctttaCTGACCAGGGTTGACAATATAACTTAATTTCTACTCACAAAGTACAGCACAAGAACTTGACCAGAATACtacaaatctaaagaaaaaattgGTAAAATCACAGGAACACTGTTACCTTGAGCCTGAGATGCCAATTCAGATTCAACCCTGAATTTGGTTGATTTGGATTAGGTGACACGGAGTCAATAGAACCATTGAATTTCAGAAATCATAAAGTTGCGCTATATGAAAGTAAAGAGTACAGTTGAATGAAGCATAGATAGAAAACATTAAGCCAGGAAAACAACACTGTTCACATAATTTAGTTTGCCCCTACAAAACATTTAAGcggttagttttgttttgttttgttttttgaaggaCAATTgtggtcttttaaattttcttggttGGAGAGCAAATTTTGATCAGCGTTAGTGCTgtgaaatatttttggttgtcatcCCCAAAGTATACATGAGATTGTGAGAAAATTTGGCAGTCCTTCTCCCAGATTTAGTTCATTGATAATGCTTGGCATTCTTTTGCACAAGCTTTATCTAAATTATGGGGCTTTAGCATGGATGATTAGAAGGTCTAATGGCAGATAGAATAGTGAATTCTGCCTGTTTGTTTGGTAAACGTCAGTGACAAATTTGAACTTTTGGGTGAAGGACTGCTAGAATTCAACAGCACCTGGAGGTAAGGTTCTGTTACAGAGCCCTTGTTTTGCCCTCACTGGCTACGTTGATTCATTGTGGCTCATGGATTTGCCTCCATTCAGCACGCCAGAGACACTTCTGCTCTTGGTTGGGGTCCCACTTCCAGATCGGGAGAACTCCGTGAGATCGTGCAGTGAAGGCTCCTTGTACATGGCCACTGAAATGCACATAAAGATGGTGTGAAAGGTCTTCAAATGAGCACATCAATGTATTGTAGCCTTGAAAATTGCTAACAGAACAGATTTGAAGTATTCTCGCAACAACAAGAATATGTATGCTATGCAAGGCGACACGCTAATTAGCTCaatttagtcattccacaatgtatacatttcaaaatatcttacCCATGGAAAATATACAGTTTCATCTGTCAATacagaaataactaaaaaaagaaaaaagaaaaaaaaaagctgggataCCACTCCACATTGGTCACCTTTTCTTCTGGTTACCAGGCCTCAAGCCAAAGATGAAAAATGCTGCTTTCAAGTACTCAGTACAGAGTGGATGAGATCAGATTAAGCAAAGTCTAGTTTTAGTGCAGTAATGTGTAAAGAATTTTAATGCCTAACTTCTATCACTTATGTTTATATATGAGAgaattaatgaaaaatacatttaataaagcTCTTAGAAGCTTAAATATGATCTATAGCATACTGTGCAagccaaatattaaaatttgaaacactGATTTCTATCATACTTAGACTGAAACTCTCTAAGAGTCTATTACCATATTTCTTGGTGCAGTAAATGGTAACAATTGCTACTGTTGAACTGTAAATAATAGTACTAGCTTATACTTGTGAAACTTATGACATGCTAGACACTGTTCTGAATTCTtcacatgtattatctcatttaatctagGTAAGAATTCTATGGCATAAATACTCCTACTGATAATTTAAGGTGAACGTCAGGCTCACACAGATAAACAACCTTTTCAAGACCATCCGGTTAGTAAAAGTGAAGCCAGGACTTGTGCCCAGGTAGTCTAACTCCATAAAATGAGTTGTAAAACATAATGGTATGCCGATCTCAATGGGGGCATCATTGTGCCCCTACTTTAAATTCTTATTCTAACCCCAGTCTGCATAACTTCTTTGAAATCTTTTCCTTGGTCTGCATTTTCTGTCTGTTCTCAAACATATCTCATTTCTAATATCCCTGTGTTCCACAGCCAATTCCTAACTTTTGTATTTCTAATTTGCTATGAATCTGCTAGTAATGACTGTAAAACAAATCTATGAGTGAAATTCTTGGGACCACATTGTTGAATCCTTAGAAAGGTCCCCAGGGGCTATCTGATGAGTGTCAAGTATGTGCACATTTTAACATCCATGTTTCCTCCAAGATACCCTTTTGATATAACTTGGGGCTCTTAACTGTCCTGAGTTAGCAATTTAGCTACTTCCACCTAAGTAAGGAGTTACTGTATATAGATGTAtggtggaaaaattaaaatcaggagAATAGATGCCATTGTCAATGCCTTAATATTTTTAGGACTTTTAAATTATTGTCTTAATGTTTTTGAGTAGTATAAAATGTAACTCTATGTATAAATGCCTTAACATAAAAGAATTTTGTTCCACTTCAAAAAGTATGATAAAGGAGCAATTAAATTAGTACTTTGGGTATCATAATTCATAGTTCCCACAATATCGACTTTACCTTTTAGTGGTTTGGGCAGAAAATGGGCTGCAGGCTTGTTCTTCTTCACATGGTTGCCTTTCATGATCTCTCCTTCTTTGTTCAGACCCAGATACCACCCTCGGCCTGACTGCTGCTGACGGTATATCATTGATGAATACGTCACATAATAATTTTCAAACACTGATTCTTTGAATTTGC contains these protein-coding regions:
- the Fgf13 gene encoding fibroblast growth factor 13 isoform X3 gives rise to the protein MSGKVTKPKEEKDASKEPQLKGIVTKLYSRQGYHLQLQADGTIDGTKDEDSTYTLFNLIPVGLRVVAIQGVQTKLYLAMNSEGYLYTSEHFTPECKFKESVFENYYVTYSSMIYRQQQSGRGWYLGLNKEGEIMKGNHVKKNKPAAHFLPKPLKVAMYKEPSLHDLTEFSRSGSGTPTKSRSVSGVLNGGKSMSHNEST